DNA sequence from the Prolixibacter sp. SD074 genome:
TACAGAAACTTTCCCCTGAACTTTTTTGCCAATATCTTGCCTGCGATGAAAAAGTTGTTTTTGGCCGGTACATGCACCCAGTGTTCGCGGTCGAAGCTGAGGCCGCCCGCCGGCATAATACAATGCAGGTGTGGGTGTTCCTTCATGTTCTGCCCCCAGGTATGGAGTACGGTAACCAGGCCAATATCAGCGCCCAGGTGCTTTACGTCACGGGTAAGTTCGAGCAGGGTTTGTGAAACAGCTTTAAATAATAAACCATACATCGCCTTCTTATTTTGCAGGCAAAGCGGGTTTAACTCATGCGGCAGGGTGAACACCAAATGGTAATACCCCACCGGGAGAAGTTCTTTCATCCGTTTGTCCAGCCATTCCAGTTTTTCTTTTTGCTGGCACACAGGGCAGTGGCGGTTGCGGCAGGAGTTATAAGATTTCTCTGTATAGCTGCAATGGTCGCATTTCTCGAAATGGCTTCCAAGGCCCCCGGTGCGGCACGCCGACAGCAGGTGGATTAAGCTCTGCTGCCCTTTTGTTACCTTGTTTTGGCTGATGTAGTTTCCCCCGTATTCACGCAGTAAACTTCCTACAGTTATTTGTTCCTGCATAGCCCCTCCAGTCCTTCCAGCGTGTCCAGCGGGTTTACCACCTGGCTTGTGTTGAGTTGCTGCACGTGGAGGTATTTGAGCGTGTTGCTTAAATCGGAATGCCCCATCAGGCGCTGTATGGCCAGGATGTTGGTGCCCTGTTCGAGGTGGTGCGTGGCAAAACAATGCCGGAAAGTGTGTGGCGTGTAAGGCTTTTTAACCTGTGGCGTGCGGTGCCGTGCATTAATACAAATAGTCCGTACTGCTGTAATGCCCAGGTGGGTACCTTTTCCTCCCGCGCCTTCAAAAAGGTAATGCTGCGGCTTGTACTTTTTGTAATAATCCCTTAAAACAGAAAGTAAAACCGGCGATAGCGGCACTTTACGTTGTTTCAGCCCTTTGCCTTCCTGGATGTTTACCTGCATCCGCCGGCTGTCAATGTCGGTAAGTTTGATGTTTACACTCTCTGATACCCTGGCCCCGGTGGAATAAATGAGCATGATGATAGCGCGGTGCTTGAAGTTGTCAATAGCCCCAAGTACATCGCTCACTTCGTCTTTTGATAAAACCAGCGGGAGTGTTTTGGCAACCTTTGGCGTTGGAAGGTATTCTTTTGCCCACTCCTTATGGTAAATATTTGTAAAGAGGAACCGAAGGGCGTAGTAGCCCATTTTTACACTGCCCGGTTTGTGGTTCCCATCGGTGAGCATACTTTGAAAATAGGCCCTGAGTTCTTCTACTCCCGTGTGTTCCGGGTCTTTTTTGCAAAAGTTACTGTAATCGGCAATGTGCCACCAGTAACTTTTACGGGTCCTTTCACTTAAATTGCGTAAAACCGCTTCCTGTTCAAAGCTTTTTTTAAATTTGTCATAATAATTAATTTTAAATGATTAAATGCCTCAAAGATACTGGTTTTCGGTGGCCTGTAAAACCACCGAACGCCAGTGAGGTTAAGTTCAACATTTTAGGAATTAAGGCACAGTTGGGCCCTGAAAAAAGGCAGTAGGTTTGCATACTTACTGCCTTTTTTTAGGGTAACAGCGCTCAAAATGCACGCCCAATTGTGTTTTAATTCGTGTTGGGCTTAACCGTTGCTGTTCAAAGCTATACACTATGGGGATTGAATGGTTTTTCTGCATCCTTTCCGTTGTTTTTCTGCCGCCGGTTTTGCTATTTTACCTGTTTTGGGGCCGGGACCCGGATATTGGGCACGTTTTTCGTTTCCACACCGGACATACTTTTCCCGTTCAGCCAAAAACCAAAAGTTTTAGCCGGTAAACCGGTTGTGCAATTTTTCAAAGAACGATTTGCAGGGTAGGCACTATCCGGGTTCCCACGGAACATCTTTCACCAAACCGGCAAAACGCAACCTCCCTTTTTTACATACCGGGCAGTTAGGCTGCCGGAAGTTTTGGATACATTCCAGGATTTCAGTCCACACCGTATCCTGTTTTTCCCAAACCTGGCCGCCATCTTCCAGTGCCTCTTCTTTCCGGTTTTCGACCTCTTGTGCCAGCAGTTGTTTTGCCGCCAGGATGTTTTGTTTACGGTAACGGCTCGATAAAATTCCATAGTACCGCACTTTAAAAAAGCCCTTTGGCAAAATGTGCAACAAAAACCGGCGGATAAACTCATCCACATCCAGTTTCATTTCCCTGAACCTGCCTGTACGGTAATCTTTCCACGAAAATCGCACTTTGCCATTCTTCACTTCCAAAATCCGCCGGTCGGTAATGGCAATACGAAACACGTAACGCGAAAGGTATTCCAGTATTTTTTCAGGATTGCCCATGGGTGCCTGCACATTCACCACCCAGTCCTTTTTGTATAAAGGCGTGAGGAAGCGGTTAAACTGCACAGGCCCTTTTATGCCTGCCAGTTTGCCGTGAAAATCGAGTTCCCCTTTTTCTTTGGCTTGTTTTAGCAAATACAGAAACTTTCCCCTGAACTTTTTTGCCAATATCTTGCCTGCGATGAAAAAGTTGTTTTTGGCCGGTACATGCACCCAGTGTTCGCGGTCGAAGCCCAGGCCCCCTGCGGGCATGATGCAATGCAGGTGTGGGTGTTCCTTCATGTTCTGCCCCCAGGTATGGAGTACGGTAACCAGGCCAATATCAGCACCCAGGTGCTTTACATCGCGCGTAAGTTCAAGCATAGTTTGTGAAACGGCTTTAAATAATAAACCATACATCGCCTTCTTATTTTGCAGGCATAGCGGGTTTAACTCATGCGGAAGGGTGAACACCAAATGATAATACCCCACCGGGAGAAGTTCTTTCATCCGTTTGTCCAGCCATTCCAGTTTTTCTTTTTGCTGGCACACAGGGCAGTGGCGGTTGCGGCAGGAGTTATAAGATTTCTCTGTATAGCTGCAATGGTCGCATTTCTCGAAATGGCTTCCAAGGCCCCCGGTGCGGCACGCCGACAGCAGGTGGATTAAGCTCTGCTGCCCTTTTGTTACCTTGTTTTGGCTGATGTAGTTTCCCCCGTATTCACGCAGTAAACTTCCTACAGTTATTTGTTCCTGCATAGCCCCTCCAGTCCTTCCAGCGTGTCCAGCGGGTTTACCACCTGGCTTGTGTTGAGTTGCTGCACGTGGAGGTATTTGAGCGTGTTGCTTAAATCGGAATGCCCCATCAGGCGCTGTATGGCCAGAATGTTGGTGCCCTGTTCGAGGTGGTGCGTGGCAAAACAATGCCGGAAAGTGTGTGGCGTGTAAGGCTTTTTAACCTGTGGCGTGCGGTGCCGTGCATTAATACAAATAGTCCGTACTGCTGTAATGCCCAGGTGGGTACCTTTTCCTCCCGCGCCTTCAAAAAGGTAATGCTGCGGCTTGTACTTTTTGTAATAATCCCTTAAAACAGAAAGTAAAACCGGCGATAGCGGCACTTTACGTTGTTTCAGCCCTTTGCCTTCCTGGATGTTTACCTGCATCCGTCGGCTGTCAATGTCGGTAAGTTTGATGTTTACACTCTCTGATACCCTGGCCCCGGTGGAATAAATGAGCATGATGATAGCGCGGTGCTTGAAGTTGTCAATAGCCCCGAGTACATCGCTCACTTCGTCTTTTGATAAAACCAGCGGGAGTGTTTTGGCAACCTTTGGCGTTGGAAGGTATTCTTTTGCCCACTCCTTATGGTAAATATTTGTAAAGAGGAACCGAAGGGCGTAGTAGCCCATTTTTACACTGCCCGGTTTGTGGTTCCCATCGGTGAGCATACTTTGAAAATAGGCCCTGAGTTCTTCTACTCCCGTGTGTTCCGGGTCTTTTTTGCAAAAGTTACTGTAATCGGCAATGTGCCACCAGTAACTTTTACGGGTCCTTTCACTTAGATTCCGTAAAACCGCTTCCTGTTCAAATCTTTTTTTAAATTTGTCATAATAATTAATTTTAAATGATTAAATGCCTCAAAGATACTGGTTTTCGGTGGCCTGTAAAACCACCGAACGCCAGTGAGGTTAAGTTCAACAAAGTGTATATGCCATAAGGGTTTTAGTGGGTATTCAAGCATTGTAGCCCGCTCAAACTTTCGTGTCGGTGGACAGGTAACTACTCCGCAATCCCTTACGGCACATACACTCGACCGTTAGGTTTCATGCTAAAAAACATTCTGCAAATTATAGACATAGCTGAATTTTATAGAAACAAACAATGAAATACTTTTTTTTGATAGCTGCCTTCAATGCCTTGTTTTTTGCGATTTTGATTTTGCAGAAAAATAAGGCCTTACATGATAAAATACTGATTTACTGGTTAATTTATTTGGGCTTATATACAGGCATATACGCTTTATTTGCAAATAAATTATTTATAGATTTTCACCTCCTGTCAGCCAGTTTTATTTCATTACTCTTGCTTCACGGGCCATTCCTGTATTTATACATTTCTGCATTGATTGACCAAGAGTTTGAATTCAACAGGAAAAAACTTTTACATTTTATTCCTTTTATCCTATTCAACCTTTATATAGTTATTGCTTCTTTAATCCCGGTAATATCGGAGCGAATAAGATTAGACCACGTAGAAAGTGAACAAGGAATTCCTTTACTTTTTAATTTATTCCTGATTCTCATAGTTTTATCCGGACCATTCTATTTTATTTTATCCATCCGGCTTTTTAAAAAATTGGATATCAATATTTTCAATAATTTTTCATCGTATGAGAATGTTAACCTCGATTGGCTACGGAAGCTTGTTTATACTTTTGGGGCTGTTTGGACGGTTTTAATGTTTTTTGCCACTGTCCATCATGTTTTCGGGTTGTTCTCATGGGTTTTTTGTACGCATGGCCTTACTCTTTCTTTGTCTGTTTTCATCATCTTAATCGGCTATTTCGGCCTAAAGCAAAAGGAAATTTTTATTCAATATCCTGACAGCAGCATCGAATACGTTACGGAACCGAAGCCGAAATATTCCGGCGTGGTCATGAAAGAGACTGATGCGAAAAAATATGTAAGCAAAATACGAAGTTTTATGAGCAACGAAAAACCCTATTTGGACGCTAACCTTTCACTTCCCGGGTTAGCCGAAAAACTCAATATACCTTCCCATCATCTTTCGCGTGTTATAAATGAACAGTTTAATGTCAACTTCTTCGATTTTGTTAACCAATACAGGGTGGATGAAGTTAAATCAAGGATGGACAATCCCGAATTTGAAAATCTGACCATTTTAGGAATTGCATTCGATTGTGGTTTTAATACGAAATCGGCATTCAACAGGGTATTTAAAAAACTAACCGGGTTCACCCCAAGTGAATATAAGAAGCAACTCTAAAATGGTTATAATCACCCGCACTGGTTATTTTTTACCTGAAGTCCTATATTATGGACTTCAAATTGTTGCTAAATGGGTACTACTTTACAAAGTAGGTCGCACAACGCTGTTACCTGATGTACTTTTGTTCCTGATAATTCGATTAAAAACATTTAAAACAATTTATTATGAAAACAAAAGATTTCAATTCAGGAACGGAAAGTCGCGAAAGACTTCAATCCCGTAAAGGCAATTTGC
Encoded proteins:
- a CDS encoding site-specific integrase, translating into MNYYDKFKKSFEQEAVLRNLSERTRKSYWWHIADYSNFCKKDPEHTGVEELRAYFQSMLTDGNHKPGSVKMGYYALRFLFTNIYHKEWAKEYLPTPKVAKTLPLVLSKDEVSDVLGAIDNFKHRAIIMLIYSTGARVSESVNIKLTDIDSRRMQVNIQEGKGLKQRKVPLSPVLLSVLRDYYKKYKPQHYLFEGAGGKGTHLGITAVRTICINARHRTPQVKKPYTPHTFRHCFATHHLEQGTNILAIQRLMGHSDLSNTLKYLHVQQLNTSQVVNPLDTLEGLEGLCRNK
- a CDS encoding site-specific integrase, whose protein sequence is MNYYDKFKKRFEQEAVLRNLSERTRKSYWWHIADYSNFCKKDPEHTGVEELRAYFQSMLTDGNHKPGSVKMGYYALRFLFTNIYHKEWAKEYLPTPKVAKTLPLVLSKDEVSDVLGAIDNFKHRAIIMLIYSTGARVSESVNIKLTDIDSRRMQVNIQEGKGLKQRKVPLSPVLLSVLRDYYKKYKPQHYLFEGAGGKGTHLGITAVRTICINARHRTPQVKKPYTPHTFRHCFATHHLEQGTNILAIQRLMGHSDLSNTLKYLHVQQLNTSQVVNPLDTLEGLEGLCRNK
- a CDS encoding AraC family transcriptional regulator, whose amino-acid sequence is MDINIFNNFSSYENVNLDWLRKLVYTFGAVWTVLMFFATVHHVFGLFSWVFCTHGLTLSLSVFIILIGYFGLKQKEIFIQYPDSSIEYVTEPKPKYSGVVMKETDAKKYVSKIRSFMSNEKPYLDANLSLPGLAEKLNIPSHHLSRVINEQFNVNFFDFVNQYRVDEVKSRMDNPEFENLTILGIAFDCGFNTKSAFNRVFKKLTGFTPSEYKKQL
- a CDS encoding IS91 family transposase, producing MQEQITVGSLLREYGGNYISQNKVTKGQQSLIHLLSACRTGGLGSHFEKCDHCSYTEKSYNSCRNRHCPVCQQKEKLEWLDKRMKELLPVGYYHLVFTLPHELNPLCLQNKKAMYGLLFKAVSQTMLELTRDVKHLGADIGLVTVLHTWGQNMKEHPHLHCIMPAGGLGFDREHWVHVPAKNNFFIAGKILAKKFRGKFLYLLKQAKEKGELDFHGKLAGIKGPVQFNRFLTPLYKKDWVVNVQAPMGNPEKILEYLSRYVFRIAITDRRILEVKNGKVRFSWKDYRTGRFREMKLDVDEFIRRFLLHILPKGFFKVRYYGILSSRYRKQNILAAKQLLAQEVENRKEEALEDGGQVWEKQDTVWTEILECIQNFRQPNCPVCKKGRLRFAGLVKDVPWEPG